In a genomic window of Nostoc sp. UHCC 0870:
- the cas6 gene encoding CRISPR-associated endoribonuclease Cas6, with the protein MPHSLILNLLPQSPIYPQFLTGRHYHALFLTLVSSVDPALGEYLHNSKADKAFTLSPLQIQQRTKPDHYSLQLSHQKPIPAGTPCWWRVSLLDDTLFSKLTPLWLNLNPEHPWHLGSANLYITSIQGTPQSIQPWANACSYAQLYEQASESDRALNFLFATPVAFRQGTYDTFLPTRECIFNSLLSRWQKYSGIELSNISFDSIYPSCFNINTEIVRNYDSKFIGCIGEIGYRILGEIEPNTIKQINALADFALYAGIGRKTTMGMGMVRRR; encoded by the coding sequence ATGCCTCATAGCCTGATTCTCAACCTACTTCCCCAGTCTCCCATCTACCCCCAATTCCTCACAGGTAGACACTACCATGCTTTATTCCTCACCCTAGTTAGTTCTGTTGATCCAGCCTTGGGAGAATATCTGCATAACTCCAAGGCGGATAAAGCCTTTACCCTCTCACCCCTACAAATACAACAACGAACAAAACCAGATCACTACAGTTTGCAATTAAGTCATCAAAAACCCATCCCGGCTGGTACTCCCTGCTGGTGGCGCGTTTCCCTGCTTGATGACACCCTATTTAGTAAGCTAACTCCACTGTGGCTAAATCTCAACCCTGAACACCCTTGGCATTTAGGTTCAGCCAACTTGTATATTACCAGCATCCAAGGTACACCCCAATCAATACAACCCTGGGCGAACGCTTGCAGCTATGCTCAATTATATGAACAAGCCAGCGAGAGCGATCGCGCCTTAAACTTCCTCTTCGCCACCCCCGTAGCCTTCCGCCAAGGGACATACGATACATTTTTACCCACTAGAGAATGTATCTTTAACAGTCTTCTCAGCCGTTGGCAAAAATATAGCGGAATTGAACTCAGCAATATATCATTTGACTCAATTTATCCCAGTTGTTTTAATATTAATACCGAAATAGTTCGCAACTACGACAGCAAATTTATAGGGTGCATTGGTGAAATTGGCTATCGAATTTTAGGAGAGATTGAACCTAATACAATTAAACAAATTAACGCTTTAGCTGACTTTGCCTTATACGCAGGAATCGGGCGAAAAACAACAATGGGAATGGGAATGGTCAGAAGGAGATAG
- the cas4 gene encoding CRISPR-associated protein Cas4, producing MKDHDYISIAALNQYAYCPHRCWRMFCAGEFIDNQYTIEGTSLHERVHTVGEINREDTWQVRAIWLKSDNYKLIGKSDLIEAENGEYYPIEYKRGRKGEWDNDEMQVCAQALCLEEMTGKTINTGYIYYAHSHQRQLVEINQELRQTAISVIESVQQLLFTGRMPTAIKTKRCDGCSLYASCLPQAIDKVRRYQEA from the coding sequence ATGAAAGATCATGATTACATTTCAATCGCAGCCTTGAACCAATACGCCTATTGTCCTCATCGCTGCTGGCGGATGTTTTGTGCTGGAGAATTTATTGATAATCAATATACAATTGAAGGCACAAGTTTACATGAACGAGTCCATACAGTTGGAGAGATAAATCGTGAGGATACTTGGCAAGTTCGAGCAATTTGGTTGAAATCTGACAATTATAAACTAATAGGTAAATCAGATTTAATTGAAGCCGAAAATGGTGAATATTATCCCATCGAATACAAGCGGGGACGCAAAGGTGAATGGGATAATGATGAAATGCAAGTTTGCGCTCAGGCTTTGTGTTTAGAAGAAATGACGGGTAAAACTATCAACACAGGCTACATTTATTATGCTCATTCACACCAACGTCAGTTAGTAGAAATTAATCAAGAATTGCGTCAAACTGCGATTTCTGTTATTGAATCTGTGCAGCAGTTGTTATTTACGGGTAGGATGCCAACTGCTATTAAAACTAAACGTTGTGATGGGTGCAGTCTTTACGCTTCATGTTTACCTCAAGCAATTGATAAAGTTAGGCGTTATCAAGAAGCTTAG
- the cas1d gene encoding type I-D CRISPR-associated endonuclease Cas1d, with product MGTVYITQDDAFIGKIDERLNVRFDKKTILDIPLLKIDGVVVLGRATVSPAVISELLQRHITLTFLTDTGRYLGHLQPEVTKNIFVRKAQWQAAGESPQAIHLVQGFVRGKLKNYRHLLLRRQRETTDLDLSKNITRIEQAIAPIDATHNIDSLRGLEGAGSAAYFGCFNEIIRVMEFEFTHRNRRPPKDPVNSLLSFGYALLRHDVQGAVNIVGFDPYLGYLHCERYGRPSLALDLMEEFRPIVVDAVVLSALNKRLLTPTDFVTEPLSGAVSLIPEARKTFLKLYQQKKLSEFKHPVLGRKCTYQEAFELQARLMSKYLMGETEKYPPLVLK from the coding sequence ATGGGAACAGTTTACATTACTCAAGATGATGCTTTTATCGGTAAAATTGATGAGCGTCTTAACGTCAGGTTTGATAAAAAGACGATTTTAGATATCCCACTTTTAAAAATTGATGGGGTTGTAGTTTTAGGACGTGCGACTGTTTCACCGGCTGTAATTTCGGAATTACTTCAACGTCACATTACATTAACATTTCTGACTGATACAGGTCGTTATTTGGGACACTTACAGCCAGAGGTTACTAAGAATATATTTGTTCGCAAGGCGCAATGGCAAGCGGCTGGAGAATCACCGCAGGCTATTCATTTGGTACAAGGTTTTGTCAGAGGTAAACTAAAAAATTACCGTCATTTATTACTGCGTCGTCAGCGAGAAACTACAGATTTAGATTTATCCAAGAATATTACTCGCATTGAGCAGGCGATCGCACCAATTGACGCAACACATAATATAGATTCCCTGCGAGGCTTGGAAGGTGCAGGTAGTGCGGCTTATTTTGGTTGCTTTAATGAGATTATTCGCGTGATGGAATTTGAATTTACTCACCGTAACCGCCGGCCACCTAAAGACCCGGTGAACTCCTTACTCAGCTTTGGTTATGCTTTGCTGCGTCATGATGTCCAAGGTGCAGTTAATATTGTTGGTTTTGACCCATATTTAGGTTATTTGCATTGTGAACGTTATGGGAGACCATCTCTAGCACTAGATTTAATGGAAGAATTTCGTCCTATAGTCGTTGATGCGGTGGTGTTATCTGCGTTAAATAAACGTTTGTTGACACCTACGGATTTTGTTACAGAACCTTTGAGTGGTGCGGTTTCCCTGATTCCTGAAGCGCGAAAAACATTTTTGAAGTTATATCAACAGAAGAAGCTTTCGGAATTTAAACATCCAGTATTGGGACGTAAATGTACTTATCAGGAAGCCTTTGAATTGCAAGCTCGATTAATGTCTAAATATCTCATGGGTGAAACGGAAAAGTACCCTCCTTTGGTTTTGAAGTGA
- the cas2 gene encoding CRISPR-associated endonuclease Cas2, whose translation MNVVISYDISEDKRRTKIHNILKSYGQWVQYSIFECQLNDTQYAKLRSRLNKLIKSDTDSIRFYFLCACCFGKVERIGGEPVRDDTIFFAECADG comes from the coding sequence ATGAATGTTGTTATTTCTTACGATATTTCAGAAGACAAGCGACGTACTAAAATCCACAACATCCTCAAGTCTTATGGGCAGTGGGTGCAGTATAGTATATTTGAATGTCAGCTAAATGATACACAGTATGCTAAACTGCGATCGCGCCTCAATAAGTTGATTAAAAGCGATACCGACAGCATCCGTTTTTATTTCTTATGTGCTTGCTGCTTTGGTAAGGTTGAACGTATCGGCGGCGAACCAGTCCGCGATGACACCATTTTCTTCGCCGAATGCGCGGATGGGTAG